One Cardiocondyla obscurior isolate alpha-2009 linkage group LG09, Cobs3.1, whole genome shotgun sequence genomic window, TGACTGTTGCCGACGTATGTCTTCCTGTGCTGTTTGCAATTGAACACTGCTGTTATCAAGTGGATGCAAGGGTTCTTCTAATTCACTTGTCGGTGATGCTGGTGGTGATGTCGAGAAATTCAATTCCATCCCTGTAATCAACACATTTACATTCattaatatctaaaatttttatgataaaactACAAGAGATCATAACGTTGCGTCATATTTCATACTTAAATACTCTTCAATTGCTGTCATAATGCTCGATCGCGCATTCGTTGttaatttgtcaaatttaCTAATGTCAGCGTCAAGGACCTGTGCTCTAAGAGTATCCATCTGGTACAATAACTCCTTTAGTTGCTTTATAATCCTAGACACATTTACATGTTCTCTCCGTACTTGTTCCCAATCCTGCTGAGCCTGATACTAGAAAGATCATTTGCAGCTCTTGTTAAAAGCCTGAagtgtaacaaaaaaaaaaaaaaaaatatatatatatataacaaacgTGCCTACCCTTTTGATGTTATCTTTGTGTCGTTTTAACAAATTCACATGATGCGGAATAGCAacgttgaaattattaatctggATTTCTAGACGTCTTATAGGCTGTTTAATCGTAAGACTTTCCTCGAGAGACAACGTCGACATGTTTCTGGCACTGTTTTCCTccactcaattataatttcatgtaTTCCTTTGTATTTCTttgtagattttattttaaatcacaaaatttactgtttttttatattgtaatccTTTGATAGTTCTtacagtaaaaatttatcacaatGTTGGttgagaataaaatatgatgACGATATGTTAATTgcgttttaatattgtttcgtTAGATTCGTACGCACCGTCTTGGTCTAAAATAAATGATCAGCTGTTATCTGTGCCAACACGCGCGCGTCATAGAAATCTAGACGCTTTCGCTATCTACTGTCGAGAGTTTGTACTAAACGGCTACAAGTTTTAGTATGACACGGTAAGATGTCAAGTAACGTACCTTTTTAGAGT contains:
- the Syx17 gene encoding syntaxin-17; translation: MSTLSLEESLTIKQPIRRLEIQINNFNVAIPHHVNLLKRHKDNIKRYQAQQDWEQVRREHVNVSRIIKQLKELLYQMDTLRAQVLDADISKFDKLTTNARSSIMTAIEEYLRMELNFSTSPPASPTSELEEPLHPLDNSSVQLQTAQEDIRRQQSCLQVWNRLQGEIQQLHELFIEFNKVVHDQKEMINNMEDNIEESRININEGATYLKKASAYKVAAYPLAGAMLGTCIGGPIGLLAGMKIGGLAAVGCGILGFTGGSFLKKKQAIDSQKQESCLNKSTIDLKDVKKSTSCPENLKEDKKHL